From Astyanax mexicanus isolate ESR-SI-001 chromosome 16, AstMex3_surface, whole genome shotgun sequence, one genomic window encodes:
- the tal1 gene encoding T-cell acute lymphocytic leukemia protein 1 homolog, protein MMEKPKREEEGGQTACRGGGHEEEEEEEEEEEEEEEEEGEEGVCERQEGTKLSRRRKRRRRKGAGSVILQRGGRVGGAFVALGGALGAPVGGVGGIKGEAVEENSRLQCESRAPPGLSHIPPPHPPPSSLPHPAATPPPHPPHSAPPAPAPAPPLLLLLPHSEPRAARMVQLSPAALPPPARALLYGTMAQPLGHSGFAGEAEQYGMYPSHRVKRRPAPYEIEINDGSQPKIVRRIFTNSRERWRQQNVNGAFAELRKLIPTHPPDKKLSKNEILRLAMKYINFLAKLLNDQDEVMVGSDGGPRIREGRDGLVREDLLQDMLSPNSSCGSLLDGDGSPESFTEEQDSSPAGRGLHHPPMPLDGSNQR, encoded by the exons ATGATGGAGAAGCCGAAGCGCGAGGAGGAGGGCGGCCAAACGGCATGCCGAGGGGGAGGAcacgaggaagaggaggaggaagaagaggaggaagaagaagaggaggaggaggagggggaggagggtgtgtgtgagagacaggaaGGCACGAAGCTgtcgaggaggaggaagaggaggaggaggaagggcgCCGGCAGCGTCATCCTGCAGAGAGGAGGCAGAGTGGGCGGGGCCTTCGTGGCCCTGGGCGGGGCTTTAGGGGCGCCAGTGGGCGGGGTGGGGGGTATTAAAGGAGAGGCCGTGGAGGAGAACAGCAGGCTCCAGTGTGAGAGTCGCGCGCCCCCTGGTCTTTCTCAtattcctcctcctcatcctccaccTTCCTCTCTACCGCATCCAGCAGCAACCCCGCCGCCGCATCCTCCTCACTCTGCTCCACCTGCTCCCGCTCCTGCCCCgccactgctgctgctcctgccaCACTCAGAGCCTCGCGCAGCGCGGATGGTGCAGCTGAGTCCGGCCGCTCTGCCCCCCCCAGCGCGCGCGCTGCTCTACGGCACTATGGCGCAACCGCTCGGGCACAG TGGCTTTGCTGGAGAAGCGGAACAGTATGGGATGTATCCCAGTCACCGCGTGAAGCGCAGACCAGCGCCGTACGAAATCGAGATCAACGATG GTTCTCAGCCCAAAATCGTGCGGCGGATCTTCACAAACAGCCGTGAGCGCTGGAGGCAACAGAACGTGAACGGCGCCTTTGCCGAGCTTCGCAAGCTCATCCCCACGCACCCACCCGATAAGAAGCTCAGCAAAAACGAAATCCTGCGCCTGGCCATGAAGTACATCAACTTTCTGGCCAAGCTTCTGAACGACCAGGACGAGGTGATGGTGGGCAGCGACGGTGGGCCGAGAATCCGCGAGGGCCGGGACGGCCTAGTGCGGGAAGACCTGCTGCAGGACATGCTGAGCCCCAACTCCAGCTGCGGCAGCCTGCTGGACGGAGACGGCAGTCCGGAGAGCTTCACAGAGGAGCAGGACTCGTCGCCTGCTGGACGAGGCCTGCATCACCCTCCCATGCCTCTGGACGGAAGCAACCAGCGATGA